A genome region from Camelina sativa cultivar DH55 chromosome 10, Cs, whole genome shotgun sequence includes the following:
- the LOC104719280 gene encoding 60S ribosomal protein L5-2-like, with product MVWIQLGMKRRRFDGIGEKKISSDGDLEANRQLHDSSFSRINWKRLKQLESQDGKTDYRRRIRIINQDMNKYNKSSTNLFVVRFTNKDKNKYNTLGCW from the exons ATGGTTTGGATTCAGTTGGGAATGAAGAGAAGGCGATTCGATGGgattggagagaagaagattagtAGCGATGGCGATTTGGAAGCTAATCGCCAATTGCATGATTCGAGTTTCAGTCGAATAAATTGGAAGAGATTGAAGCAATTGGAATCACAAG ATGGAAAGACTGATTACAGGAGAAGGATCCGTATTATCAACCAAGACATGAACAAGTACAATAAATCGAGTACCAATCTCTTTGTTGTCCGGTTTACCAACAAAGACAAGAACAAGTACAATACATTAGGTTGCTGGTGA
- the LOC104720481 gene encoding histidine kinase 2-like, whose amino-acid sequence MSITCELSNLTSKKAKESSSGQNWLKKPLLFLILCGSMVVIVLVMFSRLGRTQKEQRCSCNGEAKVLYRHQNVTKSEIHYLVSLFSDSDQVLSFECRKESTPGIWANYGITCSLNMLSEKQETGGVPWNLHPSGVAHSVSSTSHFCNNLEQSLHQPENPENIEEKDYEDGADQGLSSSYIRNAWWCLILGVLLCHKIFIFHSKAPTESKERVHLQEPLGQKKQQQRAQTSSRGAGRWRKNILLLGILGGVSFSVWWFWDTNEEIIMKRRETLANMCDERARVLQDQFNVSLNHVHALSILVSTFHHGKSPSAIDQKTFEEYTERTNFERPLTSGVAYALKVPHSERENFEKEHGWSIKKMETEDQTVVQDCVPENFDPAPTQDEYAPVIFAQETVSHIVSVDMMSGEEDRENILRARASGKGVLTSPFKLLKSNHLGVVLTFAVYDTSLVPDATEEQRIEATIGYLGASYDMPSLVEKLLHQLASKQTIAVDVYDTTNASGLIKMYGSEIGDTSEQHISSLDFGDPSRNHEMHCRFKHKLPIPWTAITPSILVLVITFLVGYIFNEALNRIATVEEDCQKMRELKARAEAADVAKSQFLATVSHEIRTPMNGVLGMLKMLMDTDLDAKQMDYAQTAHGSGKDLTSLINEVLDQAKIESGRLELENVPFDMRFILDNVSSLLSGKANEKGIELAVYVSSQVPDVVVGDPSRFRQIITNLVGNSIKFTQERGHIFISVHLADEVREPLSIEDAVLKQRLALGCSESGETVSGFPAVNACGSWKNFKTFYSTENHNSDKIKLLVTVEDTGVGIPVDAQGRIFTPFMQADSSTSRTYGGTGIGLSISKRLVELMQGEMGFVSEPGIGSTFSFTGVFSKAETNSSVTKLERFDLAIQEFTGLRALVIDNRNIRAEVTSYHLRRLGISADIVSSLRLACTCVSKLDNLAMVLIDKDAWNKKDFAALDKLFTFSKVTLTRIPKILLLATSATLTERSEMKSSGLIDEVVIKPLFEATRRVRDLEYEINKKIASGEVSAELFCKFSSWHVPILAMTADVIQATHEECMKCGMDGYVSKPFEEEVLYTAVARFFEPC is encoded by the exons ATGTCTATAACTTGTGAACTCTCGAATCTTACTTCAAAGAAGGCAAAGGAATCGAGCAGTGGCCAGAATTGGCTTAAAAAGCCTCTCTTGTTCTTGATTCTGTGTGGCTCTATGGTAGTTATCGTTCTGGTTATGTTCTCACGGTTAGGTAGGACTCAGAAGGAGCAGAGATGTTCTTGTAATGGAGAAGCTAAGGTGCTGTATAGACATCAAAACGTTACCAAGAGTGAGATTCATTATTTGGTCTCTTTGTTCTCTGATTCAGATCAG GTATTATCCTTTGAATGTCGTAAGGAATCAACCCCTGGAATTTGGGCAAATTATGGTATTACATGTTCCCTAAATATGCTTTCCGAGAAACAAGAGACTGGAGGGGTTCCCTGGAATCTTCATCCTTCAGGCGTAGCACATTCTGTCTCATCAACATCTCATTTCTGTAATAATCTTGAGCAG AGTTTACATCAACCCGAAAACCCCGAAAACATTGAAGAAAAAGACTATGAAGATGGGGCGGATCAGGGTTTATCATCATCTTATATAAGAAATGCATGGTGGTGTCTAATCCTTGGTGTGTTACTGTGCcataagatttttatatttcattctAAAGCACCAACTGAGAGTAAAGAAAGAGTGCATCTGCAAGAGCCTTTAGGTCAAAAGAAGCAGCAACAACGTGCTCAGACTTCTTCTAGAGGGGCTGGAAGATGGAGGAAGAACATCCTTCTCCTCGGTATCTTAGGAGGAGTTTCCTTCTCCGTATGGTGGTTTTGGGACACCAATGAGGAGATCATAATGAAAAGAAGGGAGACTTTAGCAAACATGTGTGATGAAAGAGCCCGCGTGTTACAAGATCAGTTCAATGTTAGCCTCAACCATGTTCATGCCTTGTCTATTCTTGTATCTACATTTCACCATGGGAAATCCCCTTCTGCCATTGATCAG AAAACATTTGAAGAATATACTGAGAGAACAAACTTTGAGAGGCCTCTTACAAGTGGTGTAGCGTATGCTTTAAAAGTCCCACACTCGGAAAGAGAGAACTTTGAAAAGGAGCATGGATGGTCAATAAAGAAAATGGAAACTGAGGACCAGACAGTTGTCCAAGATTGTGTCCCTGAAAATTTTGACCCAGCACCTACTCAAGACGAATATGCGCCAGTTATATTTGCTCAAGAAACTGTTTCCCATATTGTATCGGTCGACATGATGTCTGGAGAA GAAGACCGTGAAAACATCTTGCGGGCAAGGGCATCAGGAAAAGGAGTATTAACATCTCCATTTAAGCTTCTTAAGTCAAATCATCTTGGCGTCGTGTTGACCTTTGCTGTGTATGACACGAGCCTAGTGCCCGATGCTACAGAAGAACAACGTATTGAAGCAACTATTGG GTACCTTGGTGCATCATACGATATGCCATCGTTGGTGGAGAAACTTCTACACCAACTTGCCAGCAAACAGACGATTGCTGTGGATGTTTATGACACAACTAACGCCTCAGGTCTAATTAAGATGTATGGCTCAGAAATTGGAGATACAAGTGAACAGCACATAAGTAGCCTTGATTTTGGTGATCCATCAAGGAATCATGAGATGCACTGCAG GTTTAAGCATAAACTTCCCATTCCTTGGACAGCGATAACACCGTCGATCTTAGTTCTGGTTATTACTTTTCTTGTTGGTTATATATTCAATGAAGCCCTCAATCGAATTGCGACAGTTGAAGAGGACTGTCAGAAGATGAGGGAACTCAAAGCCCGTGCTGAGGCTGCTGACGTTGCAAAATCACAG TTCCTAGCAACTGTTTCTCATGAGATACGGACTCCAATGAATGGAGTTTTAG GAATGCTGAAAATGCTGATGGACACGGATCTTGATGCAAAGCAGATGGACTATGCGCAAACTGCTCACGGAAGTGGGAAGGATCTTACATCACTCATAAATGAGGTTCTTGATCAGGCAAAGATTGAATCAGGAAGGCTCGAGCTTGAGAATGTGCCTTTTGATATGCGTTTTATTCTGGATAATGTTTCATCTCTCCTCTCTGGCAAGGCAAATGAAAAAGGAATTGAG TTGGCCGTTTATGTTTCTAGTCAAGTTCCTGATGTTGTAGTTGGTGATCCAAGTCGGTTTCGGCAGATAATTACAAACCTGGTTGGAAACTCAATCAAG TTCACACAGGAAAGAGGACACATATTTATCTCGGTGCATCTTGCAGATGAGGTGAGGGAGCCTCTTAGTATCGAAGATGCAGTGCTCAAACAGAGACTAGCGCTAGGATGCAGTGAGTCCGGTGAGACAGTTAGCGGGTTTCCTGCTGTAAATGCATGTGGAAGCTGGAAGAATTTCAAGACATTTTACAGCACTGAGAATCATAATTCTGATAAAATCAAGTTACTAGTTACAGTGGAGGACACCGGAGTGGGCATACCTGTGGATGCACAAGGCCGAATATTCACGCCTTTTATGCAAGCCGACAGTTCCACATCGCGGACTTATGGTGGGACTGGCATAGGTTTAAGCATAAGCAAGCGTCTGGTTGAACTCATGCAAGGAGAGATGGGGTTTGTGAGTGAGCCCGGGATAGGCAGTACTTTTTCATTTACTGGAGTTTTCAGTAAAGCAGAAACAAATTCGTCTGTTACTAAGTTGGAACGATTCGATCTAGCTATTCAAGAGTTTACAGGATTGAGAGCATTAGTTATTGATAACAGAAACATTCGAGCTGAGGTGACCAGTTACCATCTTCGGAGACTGGGAATATCTGCAGACATTGTTTCGAGTCTTAGATTGGCATGCACCTGTGTCAG CAAATTAGACAATTTGGCTATGGTTCTAATTGACAAAGACGCCTGGAACAAGAAAGACTTTGCAGCACTTGACAAGTTGTTTACCTTTAGCAAAGTAACCTTAACAAGAATCCCCAAGATTTTACTTTTGGCGACCTCTGCAACTCTTACTGAGCGAAGTGAGATGAAGTCTTCTGGTCTCATCGATGAGGTAGTAATAAAGCCCCT ATTTGAAGCAACGAGGAGAGTCCGTGATCTGGAGTATGAAATCAACAAGAAAATAGCTTCTGGAGAAGTTTCTGCTGAATTGTTCTGTAAATTTAGTAGTTGGCACGTCCCGATATTAGCAATGACAGCTGATGTTATACAGGCTACTCACGAAGAATGCATGAAATGTGGCATGGATGGTTATGTATCAAAACCGTTTGAAGAGGAAGTGCTCTACACAGCGGTTGCAAGATTCTTTGAACCGTGTTAA